The Methylococcus sp. Mc7 genomic sequence GGACCGCGGCAAGACGCGGGAGACGCGGTTTTGGGTCTACGCCGGCCACTCCCCGCCGATCGTCGTCTACGATCACACCGAAACCCGGGCGGGCAAACATCCCAAGGCCAAACTGGAAGGCTACCGCGGCTACCTGCAGGCGGACGCCTATGCCGGTTACGACCAGATCTTCGCCGCAGGCAAGGTCCTGGAAGTGGCCTGCTGGGCGCATGCGCGCCGCAAGTTCTTCGACATCGCCCGCCAAGCGGAGGCTGGCAAGCGCATCAGCGCCCACGAGGCCTTGGAATTCATCGGCCGGCTCTATGCCATCGAACGGGAAGCCAAGGAACAGCAACTCGACGCCGAAGGCATCCGCAAGCTGCGGCAGCAACAGGCGCGGCCGATCCTGGCCGAGTTCAAGGCCTGGCTCGAAGACCGGCTGCGCCAGTTAGCGCCCAAGACGCCCACGGCCCAAGCCATCGGCTATGCCCTCAAGAACTGGCCGGCGCTGGAGCGCTACACCGAAGACGGCCGCCTGGAAATCGACAACAACCGGAGCGAACGGGCCATCCGCCCCCTCACCATCGGCCGCAAGAATTGGCTGTTTCTCGGCTCGCCCAAGGGCGGCCAGGTCGCCGCCACGGTGTTCAGCCTGATCCAGACCTGCAAGGAGCTGGGCATCAATCCGGAGGCCTATCTGAAGGATGTCCTCACCCGCCTGCCTTCCACCAAGCAGAAGGACATCGACAGCCTGCTACCTCACAATTGCAAGCTGCCCGGGGCGTAACGAGCCGCCACCTAACCGTTCGCCACTGAGACCACAAGACCGGGCACCGCCGAACGCTTACAATCGACGCTGCTGCGGGAAATGATCCTGCTACAACGTCCGGACTCCGGCTCCATCCGGGTGCTCGGCGTTGATCTTGGAAAAGTCGGCGACGACGACGCCCGAGCGCTGCGCCGGCGCTGGGGCGTGATGTTCCAGCATGGCGGCTTGTTCGGCTCGCTGACGGTCAAGGAAAACGTCGGCCTGCCCCTGCGCGAACACACTGGGCTGGCCGACGGGCTGATCGATGAGATCGCGGCCTGGAAGCTTGCCATGGCCGGCCTTGCGCCAGCGGTCGGCGCGCAGTATCCGTCCGAACTCAGCGGCGGCATGATGAAGCGCGCCTCCCTCGCCCGCGCACTGGCGCTCGATCCGGAACTGCTGTTTCTCGACGAACCCACCGCCGGGCTCGATCCGGAAGGTGCTAGCGGCGTCGATGAGCTGGTGCTCAAGCTGCGCGACCTGTTCGGCTTGACCCTCGTCATCATTACCCACGACCTTGACCTGTTGTGGCAGGTCGCCGACCGCGTCGCCGTCCTCGCCGAGGGCAAGGTGCAAGGCGTCGGCTCGATGTCCGAACTCTCGGCGATGGGCCATCCCGCCATCCGGCAATTCTTCGACGGTCCGCGCGGAAGGGCAGCACTGGAACAGAAAAATCAGCAGGCCAAAGCAAGAACAAGGCCACGGGGGCCATCATCGAAACCAAAGTGAACTACGCCCTCGTCGGCGCGTTTGTCCTCATTCTCGGCGCCGGGATGATCGCCGGAACGCTCTGGCTCGCCTCGGGCGGCGCCTTCCAAAAACGCTACGACCTGTATCTGGCGGTCTCGGACGAATCGGTGGCCGGCCTCAACCTGAACGCGCCGGTCAAATACAACGGTGTCGACGTGGGCAAAGTGCGGGAAATCCGGCTTGACCCGGGCAACCCGGAACGGGTGAACCTAGTGTTCGCCATCGAGCGCGGCACGCCCATCAAGGAGGACACCTTGGCGGTTCTGAAAACCCAGGGTCTGACCGGCATCGCCTATGTCGAACTTAGCGGCGGCACCCCGAGTTCGCCGCCACTGCGCGCGGCCGTGGGAAGCGGATATCCGGTGATCCGCACCAAACCCTCGCTCAGCGCGCGGCTGGAGAATGTGCTCACCACCGCGCTTGCCAAGTTGGACAGCACCTCGAACAACCTCAATGCCTTGCTCAGCGGCGAGAACCGGGCAGCGTTCACCAGCGTGCTCGCCGATATCGCCACCGTGGCGCGCACTCTCGCGGCGCGCAAGGACACCCTGGACGCGGGCATAGCCGATGCCGCCCGCACTTTCGGCAACACAGCGCGGATAACCGCGCAGGCCGGGCCCGTGATCGATCGCATCGGACGCGGCGCCGATGCGGTGGAGAACATGGGTAATACCGTCGCCCGGACAAGCGCCGGTGTCGGCACAGTAGTCGACTCGTTCGGCGCCGACCTAACGCGATTCACCGGGGAAACACTGCCCGAACTGGAACGCCTGCTCGGCGAACTCAACATCCTGTCGACCTCCTTGCGACGCCTTAGCGAGCAGACCGAACGCAATCCGGCCGGACTGTTGTTCGGCCATGCAGCGGTCCCAGAAGGGCCGGGAGAACGGGAGACGGAATCATCAAAGCCTTGACCAAAATAGCGATCGTTCGCTGGTGCCGGCGCTTTGCCGCCGGTTCAGCCCTCGTGGCGTCCTGCGCCTGCAGCCTACTGTTTCCGGCGGCGACGCCGCACCCGGCCTTCTATTCGCTCGACAGCGCGCGGGGCATAGAGCCGACGGAGTCCTTGGCCGCTGCGGCACCGACCTTGACCGTCAGTCCTCCGCTCGCGGCTGCCGGTTTTGACAGCACGCGCATCATCTATGTGCGGGAGGCCCATAAACTCGAATATTTCGCGCACAGCGAATGGGTGGACCCGCCGGCGCGCATGCTCGCGCCGCTGCTGGTCGCGGCTCTCGAGCGCTCCGGGGCATTCCGCGCCGTGATACTGACACCCAGTGCCGCGGGCAGCGACCTGCGGCTAGATACCGAGATCATTCGGCTGCAACACGAATTCGGAACCCAGCCCAGCCGCGTGCGTTTCACGCTCCGCGCCTATCTCATCGACGACAAAACGCGCCGCGTGCTGGCTCGGCGCGAGTTCGAGGCCGTCGTTCCGGCCTCCAGCGAGGATCCCTACGGAGGAGTGGTGGCGGCCAATCAGACGGTACAAACCGTACTCCAAGACCTGTCCGCGTTCTGCGCCGAGGCGGCGCTCCGAGCTGGGATGAAAAGGTGAATCACAGCGGCATTATTTCGATTCACTCTGCTTTGGGTGACGCGTTGGAAGATAAGATGCCGCTAGCGTCGATCCAGAACCATAGAGGTGGGTCGGACATGCGATACCTAGATTCAGCCGGTGGGCTGGGTAAAGTAATGGGGTTCAAAGAGGGCTAACGGGGGTCGCTACGTTCTTCGAGTGAACAGGTGATGTGCCGTGGTGCAGAGACAGCTAGATTCTGCATTAGCTCGTCAACGGCTTACGCCCTAGCGCTTCCGCAGCAGGTTCGGCAACTCGCTGACATACGAGGTGCCGGCCAGGGTAACGTAATCTGCCGTCGGGATGTTTGCCGGCGCTGTGACATTGCCGGCTTTGCGACAATGGAGCGTCCTGTCGGTCGTTCACAGTGAACATGCAACCCCATGTTGTGCAAGGAGAGTTCTCGTAAATCCAGCGTGGTCCGATTATTGCTTTCTATGGCGCGAGAACATTTTCCATCGGAGGACTGATCATGGCGGTAGCACCTGGCTTTTTCGTGGATTGGAACGGTAATGCGCGGCGCACCGAAGATGCAGGCGGGGATTTCGTGGTCGACGTCGACACCGCTGCGAGATACGTCGCGCTTTACACCCGGAACGGAACCTTGATGCACGAAGCGACGTATTACAAGACGCTGGAAGACATGGAGAAAAAAGGCATCAAGGTATCCCTGGTGGACGGCGCTACGCCTTGGGGCATGCAGAAGGAGTGGTAAATCCGCGCCGCCATCCAACACGAAGGCGGACGGCGATGTAAGTCGAGCGAGAGAGCCTGGGATCGTCCTAAAAAGATCCCAAGCTCTCCTCGCCAAGCCAGAACAGTCTGGGCTCAGTGCGCGAACTCCGCGGGCGAGGCGCGCACGGCGCGGTTGTAGGCCCAACTGCGGATATGGTCGACCTGTTCCTTCATGGTCTTGGACAGCGGCACGATCTTGCCGGCGGCCCGCAGCAGGTCTTCCACCGTCACGTCGCGGTTGTCCAGGTGGGCCGAGGTCAGGGCCGACACCACGCACTGCTCCACCTCGGCGCCGACCCAGCCCTTGGTGATCTTGACGAGGCGGGTGAGGTCGAACGGGCTGGTGTCGATGCCGCGGCGCTCCAAATGAATGCGGAAAATCTCGACCCGTTCGTCGTCCAGCGGCAGGTCGACGAAGAAGATCTCGTCGAAACGCCCTTTTCGCGTCATTTCCGCCGGCAGCAGGTCGATGCGGTTGGCGGT encodes the following:
- a CDS encoding IS66 family transposase translates to MAAMNAAALAEENRTLKATLAQREARIERLEFDLAQLKKLLFGARSEKLKTLPDSEQLPLSAEVPEDAPVASPVEFKTVVQSPVKNPPKRTALPEHLPREIVVLPLSAEDRRCPECGEERPVIGYESSERLDYLPATLKVVETRREKCACSKCQGQLTTVPAKPEIIEGGIPLPGLLAHLLMAKYGYHLPLYRIEQIFAHQGVPIARTTLCDWVIQSGWQLKPLAERMLALLKQQPVIFSDDTTVAVQDRGKTRETRFWVYAGHSPPIVVYDHTETRAGKHPKAKLEGYRGYLQADAYAGYDQIFAAGKVLEVACWAHARRKFFDIARQAEAGKRISAHEALEFIGRLYAIEREAKEQQLDAEGIRKLRQQQARPILAEFKAWLEDRLRQLAPKTPTAQAIGYALKNWPALERYTEDGRLEIDNNRSERAIRPLTIGRKNWLFLGSPKGGQVAATVFSLIQTCKELGINPEAYLKDVLTRLPSTKQKDIDSLLPHNCKLPGA
- a CDS encoding ABC transporter ATP-binding protein, producing the protein MREMILLQRPDSGSIRVLGVDLGKVGDDDARALRRRWGVMFQHGGLFGSLTVKENVGLPLREHTGLADGLIDEIAAWKLAMAGLAPAVGAQYPSELSGGMMKRASLARALALDPELLFLDEPTAGLDPEGASGVDELVLKLRDLFGLTLVIITHDLDLLWQVADRVAVLAEGKVQGVGSMSELSAMGHPAIRQFFDGPRGRAALEQKNQQAKARTRPRGPSSKPK
- a CDS encoding MlaD family protein — translated: MNYALVGAFVLILGAGMIAGTLWLASGGAFQKRYDLYLAVSDESVAGLNLNAPVKYNGVDVGKVREIRLDPGNPERVNLVFAIERGTPIKEDTLAVLKTQGLTGIAYVELSGGTPSSPPLRAAVGSGYPVIRTKPSLSARLENVLTTALAKLDSTSNNLNALLSGENRAAFTSVLADIATVARTLAARKDTLDAGIADAARTFGNTARITAQAGPVIDRIGRGADAVENMGNTVARTSAGVGTVVDSFGADLTRFTGETLPELERLLGELNILSTSLRRLSEQTERNPAGLLFGHAAVPEGPGERETESSKP
- a CDS encoding ABC-type transport auxiliary lipoprotein family protein, whose amino-acid sequence is MTKIAIVRWCRRFAAGSALVASCACSLLFPAATPHPAFYSLDSARGIEPTESLAAAAPTLTVSPPLAAAGFDSTRIIYVREAHKLEYFAHSEWVDPPARMLAPLLVAALERSGAFRAVILTPSAAGSDLRLDTEIIRLQHEFGTQPSRVRFTLRAYLIDDKTRRVLARREFEAVVPASSEDPYGGVVAANQTVQTVLQDLSAFCAEAALRAGMKR